The window AAGGACCATGTCTTCTCCGATTCTATTCCTGACCCCTCGCCACGTGCAGCAGAGATCTGAGGCTGCTTGTTCTCCGGACCTCACGCAGGGAATGACCCTCTTACCTCTTGGGCTGCTTCTGCGAATACACCAGCAGGTACTTCACTCGCAGGAGCTGGTTATTGGTGACCACAAAGTACTTTGGAGGGATGTCCCCCCCTTCACTATGTTTAATTCTCGCTCTTCTGCGATCTATCTCCTTGGAATCTGAATAAGGAGAGTAAAGCACACCTTTACTGGGGGAATACAATAACTAAAGACGCAAATCATAAAGAGAAATGAGTCCAGCTCTTGGTCATGAGGGCAGCAGAGGAATGGGCCTGTGTGCACAGGAAGCAGTAAAAACAGCAGAGTCCAGCAGACTGGGAGGCAGACAGGAGTAGGAAAAAAGGAATAGCAAAATGCAAAGGATAcaggaattaaaaatagaacaaaactcAACTGAGTGggaaaagcagagggaagaagtaaactgacaactgtaacaaaaaactcTGGGACTGGGAACAGAAACGGGACTTGATCTGAAATAAATAGGCATTTTAAACAAACGCTTTTGGGTTTGAGCTTCTTTGAACACTTATCTTCTACCCTTAGTACCAAGATCCgtttataaaaaaacaacaaaaaaacgcttttcttttaataacatgaaaaaagctccaccaaaagcaaaacaaaaagggaggCTGCAAGGTTTTGTTTTGATGTTTAATGTCACAGTTTACAAACTTTCTAAAAATTGTAAGTACAAATATCCATGCCATCTGGCGTGAGAAGGTGGTGTCAGGCCTGGACCTATTCTCAGATTCCAGTTGTTTTACATTAGAAACCAGAACAATCagtttttgaattctttttttctcgaTAGAACCAACAAGCCAATTCTGGAGACTGGAATGACAGTCTGTGTTCTCTAATGCCTCTGAGGTGGCAGCACCATGGAGGAACAAGGCAAAAAGTGTCAGGGACACATCAGGGCTGTGGGATGAGATGCAGCTAGTCACTGCTCTCTGGAGAGCCCAGGATGTATTCcctatagccccagctgctcCTCTGTGGGCTCCAGCATGTCCCAGACTAGATCAGAGGGTCTGAACCTAGTCCTGAGCTTCagttcagcaaaaaaaaaaatttttttttgagacagagtctcactatgtcaccctcggtagagtgcctggcatcacagctcacagcacctcaaactcttgggcttaagcgattctcttgcctcagcctcccaaggggctgggactacaggcgcccgcaacaacgcccggctattttcttggtcgtagttgtcattgttgttttggcaagcccaggccaggttcgaacccggcagctctggtgtgtggctggtgccttagctgctgagctacagacgtCAAGTCCAGTTTAGCAAATATTACCGAATGtcgggtcctcaaactttttaaacagggggccagttcactcttcctcagaccattggagggccggactatagtttaaaaaaaaaaaactatgaacaaattcctatgcacactgcacatatcttattttgaagtaaaaaaacaaaacgggaacaaatacaatcacaccacctcatgtggcccgcgggccgtggtttgaggacccctgtgtatATACCAGGCTCTCTGTTGACACAAGATGGCTTAAGAATGAATAAGACCTCACTCTTACCTTCAGGGAGCCCATGCCCTGGCCttaccattatttctttctttcttttttttctttgggacagagcctcaagctgtcgccctgggtagagtgctgtggcataacagctcacagcaacctccaactcctgagcttaagcgattctcctgcctcagcctcccaagtagctgggaccacaagcgcccgccacaacacctggctattttttggttgtagccgtcactgttgtttggtgggcccaggctggattcaaacctgccagttcaggtgtatgtggctggcgccttagccccttgagccacaggcaccaagcccattattccttttttaagtCTAACCTTGCCTCCACCCCTACGCTTTCCCCCCGACCATCTGGATCCACCAAAATTGCTCCTTCCCTTCAGCTGCCCCTGTGGATCTCATCAGTCCCTCACCTGGCACCCACTACCTACTACCTTGTGGTAAGTGATCTTTTCCATTACTTGTTCAACCCCTAATAAGACTGCTCACATCTTTAAGGTAGGCCCCTACATTGCTCGAGACCCAGCCCATTGGTGGCATGCACTGGGTGCTCCACCCAACAGCCAGGCCAACAAAAAGCCTGTATACCCTACACTGGACCTGTAGCCCAGGTCTGGGCCAAGCACACACTCACTCACCCTTCTTCTTGGTTTGGCACTTGACATCTGGATGGTCAATGACCTCACACACGGCCACGCAGCTGAGGATAGGGCCAAGGAGGCTGTGCTGCCACCCGTGGCCATGGGGACTGTAAATGAGGGCAAGGCTCAAGTCACTGGTGAGGTAGGTCCCCTCTCCAAACAAGGATGTCTGCAATGGCAGAGCCCaacagaaaagaaacacagaTGGGTGAACATGGAGTTGGTGCAGCAAGACAATGCAGGTTGTTCAACAGAGTCACAACAAACACAAAACTTTCAAGCCCCCTTTATTCCCAGAAAGACATAGGGTCAAATAATCCTGTGACGTCATCATAGGATTATTACTAAACACATTCCTACCTGACAACAGTTTAACTGGTGAATGGTCATCTAGCCTGGCAAACCAGCAGTTCCTTGTGGTCAAggttaaaatgaaaacaacatagaTATAAGAGCCCAAACAGACCTCGGTTTGAATGCTCCAACAAGCTGGCAAGCCACATAaactctctgtgtctcagtttctatCTATTTATAAAAGAGTGTTAGAAGCACCTCCTTCATacggctggggggggggggtgattAAATGAGGTAAACCCCAGCTCGTGGGTACTCCATCACAGGTTATGCTGCAGTGTATACAGTAATTCCTGCTATGCAACTGCATTATTCATGGTTACACTGATGGGCTTGTCAAGGCAAAGTCACACCCTCATACAGGGAGGGGTTCTCACCTAAGGGAGGAAGTACTCTAAGTCATTACTTTGAAAAGAAATGAGTCTCCACtgcatgcagtggctcatgcctgtaatcttagctctgcagggaggccaaagcaggacgatcacttgagcttaggagttcaagaccaggctaagcaagagcaagacccctgcctctactaaaaatagaaaaactagtgctGGGTATTgtgctaggtgcctgtagtcccagctacttgggagcctgaggcaagagcccaagaacgtgaggttgctgtgagctatgacaccatagcactctacataacacagggtgacagagtcagactctgcctcagaaaaaaaaaaaaaaaaagagaagtgcaACCTATAAGCAACTTCTTCAGGCTGGCTCTAGTGTAAAGCAGAAGACCCCTGGGTTCCAGTAGCCTGGTCATAATAGTAAGCTGAGAGCCAGTATGAACTGAGTGCCAGTGTAAACAAGCCCATCATTCTCAACAAAACCCAACGGCACTAATCAGGTGCAGGAGGGCTGGGAAATTTCTCCAGCCTCAGAGTTGCAGCAGCCGCAGCGGAGCTCAGGGCTCACGGAGCCAGCCCCTCACAGATAAGGCAGATGCTGCATGATGAGGGAAAGGCCTGCAGCTCCCTGGCGACCCCGGGTGACCTCTCCATTGGCCTGTAAAACCAACTACTCCTTCCTTGGTACTTTGTACATGAAGAACACTTTGTATACATGAACTGTTTCAATCTTCTCACATATCAGAAGGAAGGTAATGGTCCTAtgttacagatgggaaaactgagggtcagagagtTTAATTTGCCCAGGGCCACAGGGCTGCTAAGTATTTCTAGGTCCAGGACCTGTCTGTAAACTTCCTCCTATACCTCAGTCAGGGGCAAAATAAACACCAGCAGAGAAGGGGTAGCTGACACTGTTTTAACTcctaaaaatgctaaaaaagcaACTTAGGGAGGGCGGGAAAGGCCCTGTCCTTGATGCATCCTGGCACAGCCCTCAATTTTTCTAATAGCTAACTCCACTGGAGTGTCCCGTAAGAAGTGCTTCTTAAACTTCAATGTGCATATGTTCACCTGAGGACCTTGTGAAAGTGTGAATTTGCATCAGGTGGTGTGGGGCAGGCCTGAGAGTCCACATTTCCATCAGCTCCCAGGTGATGTGAACATTGCTGGCCCAGTGGATACACTAAGGAGCTGGGGCTGTCCACATAGCGGGATCTCTTGGAGAGCCTTCAAAGCAATTGATATTTGGGCTCTACtcacagagattctgatttacTGGCCTGGGATGCAGCtaggcattttgtttttttttttctttttccagttacaAGGGGTGATGATGTAGGCATATgggatttttaaaagctccccaaaTGGTTCTAAATGTGTGGCCAAGGTTGGGAACCATCCTTAAGTCAATGCTTCTTGAACTATATAATCAGGATAAGAATCACCTGGAAATCTTGTTAAAAGGCAGGTCTGATTTATTCACAGGTTCCCACACTTAGAGTGGCAAGGCCTTAGTAAACCTACCACCCCCACTCCGCACCAGCCAACTCCTCAGGGATCTCAGGCCCCCACCCCTCTCACTCCCCAAACCCTCACCCTTGTTAGCAGGGTGCCCTGGGCCCCACCTTGTTCAGGTGGCAGTGCAGCCCGTTGTGGATGATGGAATGGAAGTTTTCCAGGCGGCTGCCATGGAAGGCATAGATAAGGTCTCGTTCTCCTTTGGTCTCATAAAATTTAGTGTTGGCTGGGTCGAAGTACTCAACTTCAAACAGGAAGTCCGGCGTGGGAACAGATGTGTGAGGAGCACCAGTCAGCTTTTGGATCTTTTCAAACTTGAAAAAGAAAGGAGCTGAAATTTTATTTGGGAAGCTAGTAAAATGCACTGTAAAAATGGCTTCTTAAAGCCTAGGTCAGGTTTGACTCCCATAGGCTCTGCTCATGAGAATAACAAATTTCATGAGAATACAAACATTAATAAGCAAACTCAAAAGGCTCAAGACTGCTTTTCTCCCTACAGTAGGCTGAGAAGCATAAATTGCTCCTTCTAACTGGAGATCACTTCTGATCTTGACACTTTCACATCTGTTTCCTATATCCTACATTTACAACAGTCTCATGAAGGAGAAAGGTTGGATAAATTGcaaaaaatagtcaaaaaattttccttccttccctgtccaTATATCCCTCTGCAATGATTTTGCAAATGGGATTCTACCTAGATTCCATCAAGAGATGGAACCTATTTCTCCACCCCTTGGATATGTACTTGGCCACGTGACTTCCTTTGGCTACTGGGACAAAAGCGTACATATGGCAAAcagagacatttttttcttttttttttttttctggccagggctgggtttaaacccgccacctccagtatatggggccagcaccctacccctttgagccacaggcaccatggcAAATAGAGACTTGAAAGGGGCTTGACCTTCCTTGTTTGCTGTTGAGAGCCCTTCACCCTTGACCTGGGCTGGCCGCCTCTAGGATGAGAGCCTCACAGACAAAGGACTCAGCCATGGTGGTCACCCCAGCTGAAGatccagaagtgtgagaaaagTGAAGCTAACCGAGCTCATCCAAGTCAGCCAAGCCCCAACCAACCCACAGAATCAGGAAAAGCAATCAACGTTTGTCACTGTAAGACACTACATTTTATGGGTGGTTTGTTATTCGGCAAAAGCTAACTGATACAGAAGAGTAAACGTCTTCTCCAAGAACAATACTCTTCAGGGCAGAGACTACATCAtcccagtggttttcaaacagTAGGTGATATGGTTTGGGTATGTGTGCCCTCCAAATTTCATGTTGAAACTTCATCTCCAATATTAGAAGTGGGGCCTAGTGGgaagtgtttgggtcatgggggcagaTTCCTCATGAGTGGGTTGGTGCCCTTCCCATGATAATGAGTGAGTTCTGTGAGTTCTGACTCTTAGTTCACAGTTGAGAGCTGGTTCATTAAACGAGACAGGcacccttccttttccttcttgctcCCCCCTCACCATGTGACACACCTACTCCCCCTTTGCCTTCTGTCGTGAGTGGAGGCATGCTtcctgtacagcctgcagaaccatgcgccaaataaacctcttgttttttctttataaattatccgaCCTCAGCTATTCCTTTATAGAAACACAAAATGAACCAAAGACAATAAATCACAAACCAAAGCCAGTCTCTGGCAGTTTTCTCTcattaggattaaatgagaaaaataagggcAATGTAACagatatacagcagaacctctgttaAGTCGACGATCCAAGGGacttaaactggttaacatacagagaggggtcaacataaggaactaggcctactgtactgatagatACATGTGGccatgtccagtctataaaaactaggtcaacttagggaggtagtaagctatggaggttctactgtatttatattgATAGACAGTTGTCATGATCCTTTCCTCAGAAGAAATGTTCCTTATTCTGAGGTTAAGACCATCCTCtttttttagcattaaaatatCCTCTTATAAAATAGGATAacagtaaaatacaaaataaaaataaaaaatagttaacaAAAGCAAACCTAAAATATAATCTAGGAGTTAGCAGCCCACATTCTATTACAGCCCCAGTTTGAGGTAACTaccttgtttccctgaaaataagacctacttacaggaaagataagacgtcccctgaaaataagacctagcgcatctttgggagcacaccttaaaataagacactgtcttattttcggggaaacagggtattaatattctcaatttaCTAAAAAGGAGACCCAAACTGATGGAAacgggatttgaacccagagcaCAAGGTTTTTACCAGTACTTTGGGCTCTGCCCCTCTGTTTCCTGACAACTAGATTAGGCCATTGTTTCTTATGGTGTGGTCACAGTCAACTTTATCAGAATTACCTGCAGTACTTGCTAAATAAAGTGATACTTAACATTTACCAAGTCCTTAGGAATTATTCTAAGTATAAAAAGTCTCTCAGTTCTCACAGCCAGTTCCACAATGGAAGTacactattattatccccattttacagatgagttaCTGAACTATATCCAATAAGCAATCAAGGGTACATAATAAGAAGCAGTAGTCAAGTTCCTGGGTCCAACTCGACAtacagaatcagaatctctgagggtGAATTCCAGGAATCTCCATTTTCAACAAGCAGCCCAGGTCATTTTGATACACAGGGAAGTCTCAGAGCCATTGTTTAAGCACTGTCCCAGAGCCCTACAATCTAGGAATCTGCGATCCTACACACCAAAGCCTCACCTCTGACTTCCCTGCACTGTGGATTGTCAGGACCTTTGAGGATAAAATCCAGCTCACCAAGTCCCAGGCCCATTTGTCTTTCTCTCCGGAGGACTGAAGAAGGTCTTTCAGGTTAGGTAACTTGCTGGCATCTGCAAGCTGAAGTGAGGGAAAAGCCTCCATTAGCCAAGATCCTAGGAAAAAATGATGATCAGGGGCCCTCTAGCGGTAAGGCAGGCAACTTCCACCACTTCCAAGTCTCAAGGAACTTCCTGAGGGGAGAAATTCACAGGTCTACAATCTCCCTCTAGAAGCTCTAAATTCAGAAAAgtggttttttcattttttttagagacagagtctcactttatcgcctttggtacagtgccgtggcatcacagctcacagcaatctacagctcttgggcttaggcgattctcttgcctcagcctcccgagtagctggactacaggcacctgccacaatgcccagctattttttttgttgcagtttggtcgaggccgggttctaacccgccactctcagtatatggggccggtggcgtactcactgagccacaggtgctgccctttttttcctttctttcttttttaactcttttggTATCAAATTTGACCtgagctgatgagaagtttgCTTAGTCTTCATTTATCCCACTTCCTGTTACAATTGATGCATTTTGCTGCAGGAATAATTAGCAAGCCTGAGGATGGGACGCCACCCCACTAGACATGTTGCTGAGGATATGATCGATGTGAAGGGTTATATTACACTGCCTTTTCCCTTCTGCACAAGAATCAGTTAACTTCTGTTAACCTGTTCCACCAAAGACCTGATATAAAGATAGTATGACAATTACACAAATAACCAGGCAACACTGCTTAAAATGACTCAGAATGGTATACCACATCAGACTGGGAAGAACCACAAGCTGGGAATATACTGCTTTGGGTTTCCCTGAGTGTGGTGTTTTGTGGGGACCCAGACAGCTATGTacatgacattcttttttttttttttttttgtagagacagagtctcactgtaccgcccttgggtagagtgccgtggcatcacacggctcacagcaacctctaactctcgggcttacgcgattctcttacctcagcctcccgagcagctgggactacaggcgcgcgccacaacacccggctatttttctgttgcagtttggcagaggctgggtccaaacccgccaccctcggcatatggggccggcgccctactcactgagccacaggcgcggcccgtATATTACATTCTTATGAGACTAGCCTCCAAGGAAAATGAGGCTTCACTTAGGCCAGAGCAATCCCTGCAGCCACCCAATGTGGGCCTCATCTCTTTGCCCCTGAGCTGTCATTTTGGGGGGCAAAGAGTAGCTCTTGGACCTCTATATGAACTTCTGTAAGGACTTTCTCAGAAACAAAACACCTGATGCTACCTAccttgctgcaagctatgacccATCCTAGAACCTTCTGATTTAGGCTGATGTCCCTGTGGCCTGTGATAGGCAGCACATTATTAACAttctaaaatcagaaagaatCTGAACCCCAAAACTTATTTGGTGACAGGATTTCTGATAAGGGTCATTGGACTAACAGACAGTGACAAGGACTGTAGCTTTTGCTCAGAAATTATGGCTGACCTCTCCAGCATGGCATTTAAGACCTCTAGCTGAATCTCAACCCCTTACCCTCCCCTCCACTACAGATGGGTAGTGTCCAAGAACATTCCTCATTCTAAGCTTCCACTCACTCAGTTGCCTGAAACACCCCTTCGCTCACCTCTACAACCCAGGGACCCCTGACCCAAGAGAGACTACTCTCTCCTCTAACCCCCAACCCCCTTAGATTCAATACTCTCCTCAGTATAGCCAGACTTCTGGAGGTCAAGGACTGTCttgtatgtgtttgtttgtttgtttgagacagagtcttgctctatcactcaggctggagtgccatggcatcagcctagctcaaactcttgggctcaagcaatcctcctgcctcagcctccagagtagctgagactataggcgcccacacaatgcccagctaatttttcaattattttttttctcttttttccagacagagtctcaagctgtcaccctgggtagagtgcaatggtataacagctcacaccaaccttaagcgattctcttgcctcagcctcccaagtagctgggactacaggcgctcaccacaacgcccggccttttttggttgtagtgtcattattgtttggcaggcccaggccggattcgaacctgccatctccggtgtatgtggctggtgccctagcccttgagctacaggtgccaagcctaatttttcagctttttagatatagggtctcactcttgctcaggctggtctcaaactcctgagctcaagtgatccacccgcctcagcctcccagagtgctaggattacaggcataagccactgcgcccagccctacTCAGggaacatttactgagcatctaccctaTACCATGCCCTGTGCTTGGAAGAGGGGAATTAAAAAGGCTTTTTAAAGGTcccccagggtggtgcctgtggcttagtgagtagggcgtcggccccataactgagggtggtaggtttgaacccggccccggccaaagtgcaacaaaaaaatagccgggcattgtggtgaatgcctgtagtcccagctactcaggaggctgaggcaagagaatcgcctgagctccCCTATGGGACTAGTCCTCTTACAGGCCTTCCCACTGCATCTGCCAGACAAGGTTCCTACCACATCTGCCCTCCCTACCACCCCCCCAATCAGCCCATACTCTTTAACCCTGCAACTGACCTCCTTTATGTGCTCCTTTATGTCCCATTTCACTTTCCacattattcttaaaaataaatctgctcCAACAAGTTAATAGGATTCCTCCTCTTTTGACTTAAACCTGTCTGCATTTTAGCAGGACCTTTGGGGGATCAGGCACACAAGTAGGGTTGCCATTTAAAATACAGTCCACTTAGTCAAATTTGAATTGCagacaaacaaaatattttttagtataaatatatcCATGCAATATTTCGggcatacttatactaaaaaaaaaaagtattggttaCTCATTTGAAACTCAAATCTAACTAGGTgggctatatttttatttgctaaatctggcaaccctagCCTAAGGCCCCTGGGGATCTGGTCTGGCTTTCCGTCTAACTCCTGCCACTAACTCCCTCCCTACCCCCAGTGTTATTCTTCAAGTGATTTACGTCTTTCCTCCTCTGTGCTACTGCAGCTGCCCGGCATGACACGCCACTCAGTCTGCAAGGTGAGCCTAAAGTTacctcctccatgaagccttcTCTGACCATCCACAATCTCTGTGCTTAACAATTATGTTTTATCTCGgttgctcacgcctataatcctagtactctgggaggccgaggcgggtggactgcctaagttcataggtttgagagcagcctaggcaagagcgagaccccatctctaaaaatagctggcattgtggcaggcaccggtagtccctgCTAttagggctgaggcaagagaatcacttgagcccaggagtttgaggctgctgtgagctatgataccttagtactctacagagggcaaaaaagtgagactatttttcaaaaaaaaaaaaagttatgttttatGTTCAGCAAGTATGGCAGAGTCCCATGTTGGTACCTGACCCTTTGGAGCCACCTCAGATCTGGTTGGGACAGACACTCTATGAGCCCAGCAGCCAGCCTGGCACCTGACATAAGGTTCAGAACAAGATACTAACAGTTAATATTTGAGCCCTTACTAGGTGCCAGCCACTGGACTAAATGCTCAACACATgctcattttattctcacaacaatctaatttgaagagaaggaaactgaggtttgcaGATGTTGAGCACCTTGCCAGGGTCACATAGCTATTCAGTGGCAAGGCAGGGATATGAAGCCTGGCGGCTTAACTCCAGAGTCCATATTTCTGTCATGCCCTTCTACCAAATGAACGGACAAACTTCGTCATGGACTGAATACTTTAGCCCAAAGGAGCAATTCCAGCAGAACTTCAAGAGGCTGGTTAATAGGCTTAATCGGGTGTACTCTTGGAATCTGCCCTTCCCCCCAAATAATACAACTGTGACAGCTACTGGCCATGTCTGAGCCCTGCAGGGAGtggctgggggaaggggaaggctcctgcctataatctcagctagcGCTTTGAGAAGCCAAGGTACAAAGCATCACTTAAGGCCAGTAGTGGTACACATCTGTAGtttctgctactcaggaggctgaggcaggaggattggttgagcccaggaatttgaggttgctgtgagctaggatgacaccactggTAGGGAGAAagatgtatataatatatagcaTGGAGCAGGGCAGGAGA is drawn from Nycticebus coucang isolate mNycCou1 chromosome 6, mNycCou1.pri, whole genome shotgun sequence and contains these coding sequences:
- the PARP16 gene encoding protein mono-ADP-ribosyltransferase PARP16 isoform X3 encodes the protein MMQASAWAAAREAANRDVLAADLRCSLFASALQSYKRDSVLRPFPASYARHDCKDFEALLADASKLPNLKDLLQSSGEKDKWAWDLFEKIQKLTGAPHTSVPTPDFLFEVEYFDPANTKFYETKGERDLIYAFHGSRLENFHSIIHNGLHCHLNKTSLFGEGTYLTSDLSLALIYSPHGHGWQHSLLGPILSCVAVCEVIDHPDVKCQTKKKDSKEIDRRRARIKHSEGGDIPPKYFVVTNNQLLRVKYLLVYSQKQPKSRASSQLSWFSSHWFTVMISLYLLLLLIVSVINSSAFQHFWNRAKR
- the PARP16 gene encoding protein mono-ADP-ribosyltransferase PARP16 isoform X1, whose translation is MMQASAWAAAREAANRDVLAADLRCSLFASALQSYKRDSVLRPFPASYARHDCKDFEALLADASKLPNLKDLLQSSGEKDKWAWDLVSWILSSKVLTIHSAGKSEFEKIQKLTGAPHTSVPTPDFLFEVEYFDPANTKFYETKGERDLIYAFHGSRLENFHSIIHNGLHCHLNKTSLFGEGTYLTSDLSLALIYSPHGHGWQHSLLGPILSCVAVCEVIDHPDVKCQTKKKDSKEIDRRRARIKHSEGGDIPPKYFVVTNNQLLRVKYLLVYSQKQPKSRASSQLSWFSSHWFTVMISLYLLLLLIVSVINSSAFQHFWNRAKR
- the PARP16 gene encoding protein mono-ADP-ribosyltransferase PARP16 isoform X2, translating into MMQASAWAAAREAANRDVLAADLRCSLFASALQSYKRDSVLRPFPASYARHDCKDFEALLADASKLPNLKDLLQSSGEKDKWAWDLVSWILSSKVLTIHSAGKSEFEKIQKLTGAPHTSVPTPDFLFEVEYFDPANTKFYETKGERDLIYAFHGSRLENFHSIIHNGLHCHLNKTSLFGEGTYLTSDLSLALIYSPHGHGWQHSLLGPILSCVAVCEVIDHPDVKCQTKKKDSKEIDRRRARIKHSEGGDIPPKYFVVTNNQLLRVKYLLVYSQKQPKRASSQLSWFSSHWFTVMISLYLLLLLIVSVINSSAFQHFWNRAKR